The genomic region GGCGATGGTGCCGCCGCTTTCCTCATCGGAGATTCGGATGTCGCCGTAGCCATCGAGTGCAGCCATTCCATCTCCAGTGACTTCCTCGATGTGTGGAAAAGGAGCGAGGATACCTACGTCCGCACCTGGGAGGACCGCTTTGTCCTGGAGCACGGCTATAGCGAAAAGCTGCAGCAGGTGGTCTCAGAGCTGCTCAAGAAGTGCGGCTTGACCCTCCAGGATTTCGCCAAGGTCGTATATTACGCTCCCGATGCCAGGAGTCACGGGAGGATGGTGAGGCGGCTTAAGCTTGACCCTGACAGGGTTCAGGACCCGATGTTCGATTCGGTGGGCAACACCGGCGCTGCTTTTGCCCCCATGATGCTGGTGGCCGCTCTGGAAGAGGCCAAGCCGGGGGACAGGATCCTGTGGGCGAGCTATGGCGACGGAGCCGATGCCCTCGTCCTGCAGGTAACCGACGGGATAGAGAAGGTCAGGGAGCGGCGCGGGGTAAGGCGCCACCGGGATTCGAAGATGGAGATACCCAACTATGAGAAATACGTCCGCTTCCGCAATCTCATGCAGGGAGAGGCGGACCGCCGACCCCAGTATATCAGCTCCCTGCCCATTATGTGGCGCGACCGCAAACAGGTTCTTTCACTTCACGGCTGCCGCTGCCGCAGTTGCGGAAACATCCAGTTCCCCATACAGCGGGTATGCGCCTACTGTCAGGCTAAAGACGATTACGAGGAGGTGAGGCTTGCCGACAGGAAGGCCACCGTCTTTACCTTTAGCATGGACGAGCGGGCAGTGGAAGTAGACCCGCCCCGTGTCTGGACAATAGATGACTTCGACGATGGCGGCCGAATCTACTGCACCATGACCGACCGCGATACCACACAGATCGAAATCGGCATGCGGGTGGAGATGACCTTCAGGAAGATCCACGATGGGGCTGGACTTCACAACTATTTCTGGAAATGCCGCCCGATAAGGGTATCATAGGAGGAAAAGACATGTCAGAGAGCATTAAAGATAAGGTTGCCATCATCGGGATGGGCTGCACCAAGTTCGGCGAGCTTTGGGATAAGGATGCCTATGACCTGGTTATCGATTCCGCCTATGAGGCCTATGAGGATGCCGGCATCGACCCCAAGGATATACAGGCAGCCTGGGTGGGCACCCTGATGGGCTCAACAGCGACACAGTTATCAGCACCGCTGAAGACCGACTACATCCCGGTCACCAGGCTGGAGAATGTTTGCGCAACCGGAATGGAGACGCTGAGGGCAGCGACCTTCGCCTTGATCGCCAAGGCGTATGACCTGGTGCTAGCTGTCGGCTTCGACAAGCTCAAGGACACCGGCTACGGTGGACTGCCCATGGCGGTGCAATCAGCGGGCAGCGAGAAGTGGCACCCAGTAATCGGCTCCGGGGATTCCGCCCCAGGGCGCTATGCCATGGCCGCTACCAGGTACTTCCACCGCTTTGGCCTGAGCGGGGAGGAGGGGAAGAGAACCCTGGCCAAGATATCGGTGAAGAGCCATCATAACGGCTTCCTCAACCCGCGGGCCCACCTGCGTATGGAGGTTACCGAGGAGCAGGTGATGAGCGCCCCCATGATCGCCTGGCCCCTTGGCCTGTTCGATGCCTGCGGGGTGACCGATGGTGGCTCGGCAGCCATCCTTTGTCGCACCGAGGACGCCAAGAAATACAAGGATGAATACATCACCATCAAGTCCTTCGGCCTCGCAGCAGGCCCGGGAATGGGCAAGGTACGCACCGACTACGACTACACCCACTGGGAGGAAACCATAAGGGCGGCACAGCAGGCATACGCCGATGCCGGCATAAAGGACCCCAAAAAGGAGATCGATATGTGTGAGGTCCATGACTGCTTCTCTATAGCCGAGCTGATGTGCTACGAAGACCTGGGCTTCTGCGAGAAGGGAAAGGCGAAGGAGCACATCGAAGCGGGTGAATTCGCCCTCGACGGTAAAAACCCCTTTAACGTCGGCGGCGGCCTGAAATCCTTCGGTCATCCCATCGGAGCCAGTGGTATCCGGGAGGTCTTCGAAGGTTATGTAGAGATCCTGGGACGCGCCCAGTTGCCCGAGCGCCAGTTGAAGGATGTGAGGCTGGCGCTGGCCCATAATCAGGGGGGCAACCCCGGCCGGTTCATATGCAGCATCTGCATCGTCGGCGCCCCTTAGATAACGCTTGAGGAGGTGCCCTATGGAAATCGGCGGGCATTGGGATACTATCTCAAAGGTTGTTCAGGAAGCGTTCAACAGTTGCTTGCATTGTGCGATAGCCACTGTAAACGACGATGGGGCGCCACACATTACACCGATAGGCTCTTTAATACTCCGTGACGATGCCACAGGATTCTATTTTGAAGAGTTCCTCAGCACCACGCTAAAAAATCTAGAGCGAAATAAGCGGGTATGTGTATTGGCTGTTAACAGCGACAAGAAATTCTGGTTTGAGTCTCTTCTCAGTGGAGAATTTACATCACCGCCTGCTGTGAGGATTATGGGTGTCGTAGGGGAAAAGCGAGAGGCAACGGAACAAGAAATCGCGCTATGGCAGAAAAAAGTACAAGCAGCAAGCCAGCTCAAAGGATATGAGATACTATGGAAAAACATGAGAACCGTCCGGGACATATACTTTGATTCGTTTGAACCTGTCCATACGGGATCTATGACCGGAAACCTTTGGGAAGATTAGTCGGGGTTATTACAGGCCTAAAAGGGATTATCAGCTTCGGGCAAGTGGCCTGTCCCCTGCCTTAGTACCAACCCGAATGTGAGGACCGGTGTCTCATAGCTAAGCTGGCCACTGTTCAACTGTTTTGAGAGAATTGCTCTCATCCCTGCTACCTCAATCCCAACTTCAGATAGCTACACATGCTGGGACTACTGCCCTTCGGTCTTGACACCCAACTGGCAGAGATGTAAAAGGTTAACCACCGGACGTAGCACGATGAAAAAATACCTGAAGAGACCAACTCTATGCAATTTGAGAAATCGACTGCTGACCCTTGCAGGAACCATCTCTTTAGGGCTTGCTATCCTTGGCATATTCCTGCCCCTTTTACCCACTACTCCCTTCCTCTTGCTAGCTGCAGCGTGCTATGCCAGAAGTTCAAGAAGGTTTAGCAATTGGCTTTTAAGTAACCGCTTTTTTGGAAAATTCATCAAGAACTACCAAGAGGGAAAGGGAGTCCCGTTAAAACTGAAGGCTTTCTCCATTTTACTACTGTGGATAACGATAGGATGTTCAGTCGCTTTTGCGGTTCAGATTATTGCCGTTAGAATCATCCTGGTTTTCATCGCTTTTGGCGTCACCATACATATTCTCTCGATTCGCACTCAACATCAATTATAGGTGATGTCCCTAAGAGTGCCAGGGCTCGTCTAAATGACGGTTAAAATGA from Dehalococcoidia bacterium harbors:
- a CDS encoding acetyl-CoA acetyltransferase, coding for MSESIKDKVAIIGMGCTKFGELWDKDAYDLVIDSAYEAYEDAGIDPKDIQAAWVGTLMGSTATQLSAPLKTDYIPVTRLENVCATGMETLRAATFALIAKAYDLVLAVGFDKLKDTGYGGLPMAVQSAGSEKWHPVIGSGDSAPGRYAMAATRYFHRFGLSGEEGKRTLAKISVKSHHNGFLNPRAHLRMEVTEEQVMSAPMIAWPLGLFDACGVTDGGSAAILCRTEDAKKYKDEYITIKSFGLAAGPGMGKVRTDYDYTHWEETIRAAQQAYADAGIKDPKKEIDMCEVHDCFSIAELMCYEDLGFCEKGKAKEHIEAGEFALDGKNPFNVGGGLKSFGHPIGASGIREVFEGYVEILGRAQLPERQLKDVRLALAHNQGGNPGRFICSICIVGAP
- a CDS encoding YbaN family protein, translating into MKKYLKRPTLCNLRNRLLTLAGTISLGLAILGIFLPLLPTTPFLLLAAACYARSSRRFSNWLLSNRFFGKFIKNYQEGKGVPLKLKAFSILLLWITIGCSVAFAVQIIAVRIILVFIAFGVTIHILSIRTQHQL
- a CDS encoding 3-oxoacyl-[acyl-carrier-protein] synthase III C-terminal domain-containing protein, whose protein sequence is MIGIKSYGAYIPVYRLSANELARAWGRRGGKGERAVANYDEDSITMAVEAAIDCLSGMEHGIVDGLYFASTTPPYDEKLSASIVAAAADMRDDLFTLDLGNTLRAGTSAIKAAHDAIKSGSAKNILVTAADCRLAPPSSEFEPVFGDGAAAFLIGDSDVAVAIECSHSISSDFLDVWKRSEDTYVRTWEDRFVLEHGYSEKLQQVVSELLKKCGLTLQDFAKVVYYAPDARSHGRMVRRLKLDPDRVQDPMFDSVGNTGAAFAPMMLVAALEEAKPGDRILWASYGDGADALVLQVTDGIEKVRERRGVRRHRDSKMEIPNYEKYVRFRNLMQGEADRRPQYISSLPIMWRDRKQVLSLHGCRCRSCGNIQFPIQRVCAYCQAKDDYEEVRLADRKATVFTFSMDERAVEVDPPRVWTIDDFDDGGRIYCTMTDRDTTQIEIGMRVEMTFRKIHDGAGLHNYFWKCRPIRVS
- a CDS encoding pyridoxamine 5'-phosphate oxidase family protein gives rise to the protein MEIGGHWDTISKVVQEAFNSCLHCAIATVNDDGAPHITPIGSLILRDDATGFYFEEFLSTTLKNLERNKRVCVLAVNSDKKFWFESLLSGEFTSPPAVRIMGVVGEKREATEQEIALWQKKVQAASQLKGYEILWKNMRTVRDIYFDSFEPVHTGSMTGNLWED